In one Brassica oleracea var. oleracea cultivar TO1000 chromosome C9, BOL, whole genome shotgun sequence genomic region, the following are encoded:
- the LOC106316006 gene encoding cysteine-rich PDZ-binding protein → MVCDKCEKKLSKVIVPDKWKDGARNVTEGGGRKINENKLLSKKNRWTPYGTATTKCMICKQQVHQDGKYCHTCAYSKGVCAMCGKQVLDTKMYKQSNV, encoded by the exons ATGGTGTGCGATAAGT GTGAGAAGAAGTTATCAAAGGTGATAGTTCCAGATAAGTGGAAGGATGGTGCTCGTAATGTTACCGAAGGTGGTGGCCGCAAGATCAACGAGAACAAACTTCTCTCCAAGAAGAACAG ATGGACACCTTACGGTACTGCTACCACGAAGTGCATGATTTGCAAGCAGCAAGTGCATCAAGATGGTAAATATTGTCACACATGTGCCTATAGCAAAG GAGTGTGTGCAATGTGCGGGAAGCAAGTGTTGGACACGAAGATGTATAAGCAAAGCAATGTATAA
- the LOC106314369 gene encoding uncharacterized mitochondrial protein AtMg00810-like — protein MKDCAPVETPLPLKLDKVPGQDETFSNPSYFRSLAGKLQYLTLTRPDLRFSVNYICQKMHMPSQSDFSLLKRILHYVKGSLEMGIRIKANIDSTLECYSDSDWAGCRDTRRSTGGFCTLLGSNVISWSAKRHETVSKSSTEAEYRTMSLASSEIVWLQNLMRMMGLQQ, from the coding sequence ATGAAAGATTGTGCTCCGGTTGAAACACCATTACCTCTGAAGCTTGATAAAGTTCCTGGTCAAGATGAAACGTTCTCAAATCCTTCTTACTTTAGAAGTTTAGCTGGAAAGCTTCAGTATCTTACACTCACTAGACCGGATCTCCGATTCTCTGTCAACTACATCTGTCAGAAGATGCACATGCCAAGTCAGTCCGATTTCTCTCTTCTCAAGCGGATACTACATTATGTCAAAGGGAGTTTAGAGATGGGGATAAGAATCAAAGCAAATATTGATTCGACGTTGGAGTGCTATAGTGATAGCGACTGGGCAGGGTGCAGAGACACAAGACGGTCAACCGGCGGCTTCTGTACTCTCCTCGGGTCCAATGTTATATCTTGGTCAGCTAAGAGACACGAGACAGTCTCCAAATCGTCTACGGAGGCTGAATACCGGACAATGTCATTAGCTTCTTCGGAGATAGTGTGGCTTCAAAATCTTATGCGTATGATGGGACTGCAGCAATAG
- the LOC106318019 gene encoding uncharacterized protein LOC106318019: MHIYTTCGLWELGATTGWIFEADGKGGRLLLVESNCTLDELKRMILEDFGMEEEIIADLELSYLPAELINTSGCPPVIIANDRQLHNFVRFVQKSASTRLCVTCKAKAENPNKEAFDLNKPPADPCTHEEKGNSFDNGDESAPVYAERQGNKKNEKRKGVAVDEDGDYDADTMISEKENIHKMSKFSLLHVVKVGQFFENKTLLKATFEMCAMKHNFDYQVIKTDRQLWYVRCADNACNWGVRAECLKDSSYFMIKKYVGKHTCAPSSKTKAGKTASAKTIGSLIMHKYVGVKEGPKCNDIIQIMRSDHGCEISKSLAWDAREYAISAVRGIPERSYGKIPKYLHMLREANPGTHTSYEIDGNENFRYLFIAFGQSIRGFNRVMRRVIVIDGTFLKNKYKGVLLVATALDGNSNLYPIAFGIVDSENERSWEWFMRQLKVVIADDHDLAFISDRHGSIAKAIENVYPSARHGICIHHLLNNVVTYFHGKGLAGLVSKASKAYRVSEFEKTFATVCNISPAIGDYLREADVQKWARCQFPGYRYDIRTTNPAESINSALRSPREYPVIPLLDSIREMLTQWFYERKKLISKHKHPLTKDVEKKIERRIGKGATFVVYPVSAGRLLVRGDKFDCLVDLDRRTCSCGKYTLMKIPCRHAIKAGFHVGREPHTLTDLMYTTGAWREAYEESINPIDVPEDAWSIPEDVKKVIVLPPQTRRSVGRKRKRRYETAEDKIRSSQISRRKQPRKCSRCGISGHNRATCQVPI, from the coding sequence ATGCATATCTATACAACATGTGGTCTTTGGGAATTAGGTGCAACTACGGGATGGATTTTTGAGGCTGATGGCAAAGGGGGTAGGCTATTGTTAGTGGAATCAAATTGTACTTTAGATGAATTAAAAAGGATGATTTTGGAGGATTTTGGTATGGAAGAAGAAATCATAGCCGATTTGGAGTTAAGTTATCTACCTGCTGAGTTGATCAATACTTCAGGATGTCCACCTGTGATCATTGCAAACGATCGTCAGCTTCATAATTTTGTTCGATTTGTTCAAAAGAGTGCTTCTACTCGATTGTGTGTAACATGTAAAGCCAAGGCTGAGAATCCGAATAAAGAAGCCTTTGATCTTAACAAACCGCCAGCTGATCCATGTACTCATGAAGAGAAAGGAAACTCGTTTGACAATGGGGACGAATCAGCTCCTGTGTATGCTGAGAGGCAGGGGAATAAGAAGAATGAAAAGCGGAAAGGAGTCGCAGTTGATGAGGATGGGGACTATGATGCTGATACCATGATCTCTGAAAAAGAGAACATACATAAAATGTCAAAGTTTTCTCTGCTCCATGTTGTTAAGGTCGGACAATTTTTTGAGAACAAAACTTTGTTGAAGGCGACTTTCGAGATGTGTGCAATGAAGCATAACTTTGACTACCAGGTTATCAAAACGGATAGACAACTTTGGTATGTTAGATGTGCAGATAATGCATGCAATTGGGGTGTTCGAGCAGAGTGTCTGAAGGATTCATCATATTTCATGATCAAGAAGTATGTCGGTAAACATACATGCGCACCTTCAAGCAAAACCAAAGCGGGTAAGACTGCTTCAGCAAAAACAATAGGCAGTCTGATTATGCATAAGTATGTAGGCGTCAAGGAAGGGCCGAAATGTAATGATATCATACAGATTATGCGTAGTGATCATGGATGCGAGATATCAAAATCTTTAGCATGGGATGCGCGTGAATATGCGATCAGTGCAGTTAGAGGTATTCCAGAGAGAAGTTATGGGAAAATACCAAAATACTTGCACATGCTGAGAGAGGCTAATCCAGGTACACACACATCCTATGAGATTGACGGAAATGAGAACTTTCGTTACCTATTTATTGCATTTGGGCAATCGATAAGAGGATTTAACAGAGTCATGAGGCGGGTTATTGTGATCGATGGGACCTTTTTGAAGAATAAATACAAAGGAGTTTTACTGGTTGCTACGGCTTTAGACGGAAATTCAAATTTGTATCCTATTGCGTTTGGAATAGTCGACTCAGAGAATGAGCGTTCTTGGGAATGGTTTATGAGACAACTTAAGGTTGTCATTGCAGATGATCATGATTTGGCTTTTATTTCAGACAGACATGGGTCTATCGCTAAGGCAATTGAAAACGTGTATCCATCAGCCAGACACGGGATTTGTATTCATCATTTGTTGAATAATGTGGTCACATATTTCCATGGGAAAGGACTTGCTGGGTTGGTTTCAAAGGCGTCCAAGGCTTATCGAGTTTCTGAGTTTGAGAAGACATTTGCTACTGTGTGTAATATCAGTCCGGCAATTGGAGATTATCTTAGGGAAGCTGATGTGCAAAAATGGGCTAGATGTCAATTCCCTGGATACAGATACGACATAAGGACAACCAATCCTGCTGAATCTATCAACTCTGCTTTGCGTTCACCGAGAGAGTATCCAGTCATCCCTTTGTTAGACAGTATCAGGGAAATGTTAACACAATGGTTTTATGAGCGTAAGAAACTGATTTCAAAGCATAAACATCCTCTGACTAAAGATGTAGAGAAAAAAATAGAGAGGAGAATCGGGAAAGGCGCCACATTTGTAGTTTACCCTGTCAGTGCTGGTCGATTGCTTGTTAGAGGTGATAAATTCGACTGCTTAGTTGATTTGGATAGAAGGACTTGTTCATGTGGAAAGTACACCCTTATGAAGATCCCTTGTAGGCACGCAATTAAAGCTGGTTTTCATGTTGGAAGAGAGCCACACACATTGACTGATTTGATGTATACTACAGGAGCTTGGAGAGAAGCTTATGAAGAAAGCATAAATCCTATTGATGTTCCTGAGGATGCTTGGTCTATACCAGAAGATGTTAAGAAAGTCATTGTTTTACCACCACAGACAAGAAGATCAGTTGGAAGAAAAAGAAAACGCAGATATGAAACTGCGGAAGACAAAATTCGGTCATCGCAAATATCACGAAGAAAGCAGCCTCGGAAGTGTAGTAGATGTGGTATTAGTGGGCACAACAGAGCAACTTGTCAAGTACCAATATAG
- the LOC106319128 gene encoding uncharacterized protein LOC106319128: protein MSHTQKNLDISRNSPKTCQKLKTTPNIKMRNNLVPLALSFLAVTILLTPSMAEPEPSFIFPVHQLLNKSSSWLDFPNKFNQPKIELTASTLIAVVLSFLAATISSAGGIGGGGLYVPIMTIVAGLDLKTASSFSAFMVTGGSIANVGCNLFVRNPKAGGKTMIDFDLALLLEPCMLLGVSVGVICNLVFPNWLITSLFAVFLAWSTVKTFGNGFYYWRLESEMVKVREASMVGEEDEKMESVKFPLLGDYERPKRFPWMKLGVLVVIWLSYFAVYLLRGNKYGEGIISIEPCGITYWLLSSTQIPLTLFFTLWICFSDSVQGSQCSDHQVPVKDVEDLRSNDGRRSNKCMFPVMALLAGVLGGVFGIGGGMLISPLLLQVGIAPEVTAATCSFMVLFSSTMSAIQYLLLGMEHTGTASLFAIVCFVASLVGLMLVQKVINQYGRASIIVFSVGIVMALSIVLMTSYGALDVWNDFISGSYMGFKLPC from the exons ATGTCACACACACAGAAAAATCTCGACATCTCCAGAAATAGTCCCAAAACTTGTCAAAAATTAAAAACAACCCCAAACATAAAAATGAGAAACAATCTCGTCCCTCTAGCTCTCTCCTTCCTCGCCGTCACCATCCTCCTAACTCCATCAATGGCAGAACCAGAACCTTCCTTTATCTTCCCCGTCCATCAACTCCTCAACAAAAGCAGCTCATGGCTCGACTTTCCGAACAAATTCAACCAACCAAAGATCGAACTAACCGCATCAACACTCATAGCCGTTGTACTGTCTTTCCTCGCCGCAACTATCTCAAGCGCAGGAGGCATCGGCGGCGGAGGTTTATACGTTCCTATAATGACCATCGTCGCGGGACTCGACTTGAAAACAGCTTCAAGCTTCTCCGCTTTCATGGTAACAGGAGGATCCATAGCAAACGTGGGGTGCAATCTTTTCGTCAGAAACCCTAAAGCTGGAGGCAAGACGATGATCGACTTCGACTTGGCTCTGCTTCTTGAACCGTGTATGCTTCTTGGAGTTAGTGTCGGAGTGATATGCAACCTCGTGTTCCCAAACTGGCTTATAACGAGTCTCTTTGCCGTGTTTCTTGCGTGGTCAACGGTGAAGACGTTTGGAAACGGGTTTTATTACTGGAGGTTGGAGTCGGAGATGGTGAAGGTCAGAGAGGCGAGTATGGTCGGAGAAGAAGATGAGAAGATGGAGAGTGTGAAGTTTCCTCTTTTGGGAGATTATGAGAGACCAAAGAGGTTTCCATGGATGAAGCTTGGAGTTTTGGTGGTTATTTGGCTCTCTTACTTTGCAGTTTATCTTCTTCGCGGAAACAAATACGGCGAG GGAATCATATCAATCGAGCCATGTGGAATAACTTACTGGCTCCTCTCATCAACTCAAATACCCCTCACTCTCTTCTTTACTCTTTGGATCTGTTTCAGTGACAGTGTTCAAGGCAGCCAATGTTCTGATCACCAAGTCCCAGTAAAG GATGTAGAAGATCTGAGATCAAATGATGGAAGAAGATCAAACAAGTGCATGTTTCCAGTAATGGCTCTATTAGCCGGAGTTTTGGGTGGTGTTTTTGGTATTGGAGGCGGAATGCTCATTAGCCCTCTCCTATTACAAGTTGGTATCGCTCCTGAG GTAACTGCAGCAACTTGTTCTTTCATGGTATTGTTTTCATCGACAATGTCTGCAATTCAATACTTGTTACTAGGCATGGAACATACTGGAACTGCAAGTCTATTTGCGATTGTATGTTTTGTGGCATCACTCGTTGGACTAATGCTTGTCCAAAAGGTTATAAACCAATATGGAAGGGCTTCGATTATTGTGTTCTCAGTTGGTATCGTCATGGCACTGAGCATTGTGTTGATGACCAGCTATGGAGCTCTTGATGTTTGGAATGATTTTATCTCTGGCAGTTACATGGGTTTCAAATTACCTTGCTGA
- the LOC106319472 gene encoding mediator-associated protein 1-like, protein MSKKRNPLEDPPAASSSDEEEVESSAEEEEEEDDNSSSEEEEEDDDPKPPPSSSAVTIAVPGKPTATLPADSESGSETETDSESEPEQPTNKGSGKAVLTAKKDKDAPPPPPVALALPAKSGAKRPSTEGPSKETNSKRVKKDEEKREDSKKPAAFQRLWTEEDEIAVLQGMIDFKKDTGKSPYDDTNVYYDYIKKSISFEVSKNQFMDKIRSLRKKYIGKEKPSFTKPHDQKSYRLCQYIWGPDGMGLESAVKSNGASKKSQKKTKKLDSVKQELSFGASPNGKTVDDDENDVEVAVAAKKHDWFDNSFLVQGIAGFGVDEHHVKQRWSLVPVETKKKVEEKLKLLQAKEIEFVLQKTEVLHQVTTMIAEASKNKPLDI, encoded by the coding sequence ATGTCGAAGAAGCGTAACCCTTTGGAAGATCCACCCGCCGCTTCATCAAGCGACGAAGAAGAAGTCGAGTCTTCCGCCGAGGAAGAAGAAGAAGAAGACGATAACTCCTCATCTGAAGAAGAAGAAGAAGACGACGATCCCAAACCTCCTCCCTCCTCCTCCGCCGTCACGATCGCCGTCCCAGGCAAACCCACTGCTACCCTCCCCGCCGATTCAGAATCCGGATCGGAGACCGAGACCGACTCCGAATCTGAACCGGAGCAACCAACAAACAAGGGATCTGGCAAAGCGGTCCTCACCGCGAAGAAGGACAAGGACGCTCCTCCTCCGCCGCCTGTTGCTCTAGCTTTACCGGCGAAATCGGGAGCGAAGCGGCCTAGCACTGAAGGTCCGTCGAAGGAGACGAACTCCAAGCGGGTTAAGAAGGATGAAGAGAAGAGAGAAGACTCGAAGAAGCCTGCTGCTTTCCAGAGGCTATGGACCGAAGAAGACGAGATCGCTGTCTTGCAAGGTATGATCGATTTCAAGAAGGATACAGGGAAGTCTCCTTACGACGACACGAATGTTTACTATGATTACATCAAGAAGTCTATTAGCTTTGAGGTTAGCAAGAACCAGTTTATGGATAAGATTAGGAGCTTAAGGAAGAAGTACATCGGTAAGGAGAAACCGTCTTTCACGAAGCCGCATGATCAGAAGTCTTATAGGCTGTGTCAGTATATCTGGGGACCTGATGGGATGGGTCTTGAATCCGCTGTTAAGTCCAACGGTGCTTCGAAAAAGAGTCAGAAGAAGACTAAGAAGCTTGATTCCGTCAAGCAGGAGCTTTCCTTTGGTGCCTCCCCCAATGGTAAGACGGTTGATGATGATGAGAATGATGTGGAGGTGGCGGTTGCTGCTAAGAAGCATGATTGGTTCGACAACTCGTTTCTTGTTCAGGGGATTGCGGGGTTCGGTGTTGATGAGCATCATGTCAAACAGAGATGGAGTTTGGTTCCGGTCGAGACCAAGAAGAAGGTTGAAGAGAAGCTCAAGCTGTTGCAGGCCAAGGAAATTGAGTTTGTGTTGCAGAAGACTGAGGTTTTGCATCAAGTGACCACTATGATCGCTGAAGCATCTAAGAACAAGCCATTAGATATATAG